A single region of the Aurantiacibacter sp. MUD11 genome encodes:
- a CDS encoding pyridoxal phosphate-dependent aminotransferase — MTTPSLSQALSRIEASPTTAMTDRASELRAAGKDIISLSVGEPDFATPPHVIAAAKAALDAGDTRYTPVTGTARLKEAAALHFQRDLGIATDPSRVIVTAGGKQAIFEAIAATVSPGDEVIVPSPWWVSYPQMVRFCGGTVVPLRTSAANGFRFHPGELESLITPSTNWLMLNSPGNPTGAVFPAEMLRGIGEVLRRRPQVLVLSDDIYSPLIYTEAPHATLAVECPDLADRIITVSGVSKSHAMTGFRIGVATGPEWIISAMGKLQSNSSGNPASISQAAAVAAFEGPQDFLADWREAFRRRRDLVVERVNAIPGLSTPVPDGAFYCLVDAAPLMDRFGGDDRKLALHLLDHGVATVAASAFGGKDGFRISFAADEAVLDTALARIAKALA; from the coding sequence ATGACCACGCCCTCTCTCAGCCAGGCGCTCAGCCGCATCGAGGCATCGCCCACCACCGCCATGACGGATCGCGCCAGCGAACTGCGCGCAGCCGGCAAGGACATCATCTCGCTGAGCGTCGGCGAGCCCGATTTCGCCACCCCGCCGCACGTGATCGCAGCCGCCAAGGCCGCGCTCGATGCCGGCGACACGCGTTACACCCCGGTCACCGGCACGGCGCGACTGAAGGAAGCGGCGGCACTGCATTTCCAGCGCGACCTCGGCATCGCCACCGATCCCTCGCGCGTGATCGTGACGGCGGGCGGCAAGCAGGCGATCTTCGAGGCTATCGCCGCCACCGTCAGCCCCGGCGACGAGGTGATCGTGCCTTCGCCCTGGTGGGTCAGCTATCCGCAGATGGTGCGCTTCTGCGGTGGCACCGTGGTGCCCCTGCGCACCAGCGCGGCCAACGGCTTCCGCTTCCACCCTGGGGAGCTTGAATCGCTGATCACGCCATCGACCAACTGGCTGATGCTGAATTCGCCCGGCAATCCCACCGGCGCGGTGTTCCCGGCGGAGATGCTGCGCGGCATCGGCGAGGTGCTGCGTCGGCGCCCGCAGGTGCTGGTGCTGTCCGACGATATCTATTCGCCGCTGATCTATACCGAGGCCCCGCATGCCACGCTGGCTGTGGAGTGCCCCGACCTGGCCGACCGGATCATCACCGTCTCCGGCGTGTCGAAGAGCCACGCGATGACGGGCTTCCGCATCGGCGTCGCCACCGGGCCGGAATGGATCATTTCCGCCATGGGCAAGCTGCAGAGCAATTCCAGCGGCAATCCCGCAAGCATTTCGCAGGCCGCCGCCGTCGCCGCCTTCGAAGGACCGCAGGACTTCCTGGCCGACTGGCGCGAGGCCTTCCGCCGCCGGCGCGACCTGGTGGTGGAACGGGTGAACGCCATTCCAGGCCTCTCCACGCCGGTGCCCGACGGAGCCTTCTACTGCCTCGTCGATGCCGCGCCGCTGATGGACCGCTTCGGCGGCGACGACCGCAAGCTGGCGCTGCACCTGCTCGACCACGGCGTGGCCACAGTCGCCGCCAGCGCCTTTGGCGGCAAGGACGGTTTCCGCATCAGCTTCGCCGCCGACGAAGCAGTGCTGGACACGGCCCTGGCGCGCATCGCAAAGGCGCTGGCATGA